A stretch of the Arthrobacter stackebrandtii genome encodes the following:
- the narI gene encoding respiratory nitrate reductase subunit gamma, translating into MNIFLWGVLPYIMVVILVGGSIWRYKYDQFGWTTRSSQLYESKLLRIGSPVFHFGLLAVIAGHVFGLLIPKTWTEAVGMTENIYHFNALFVGTIAGVGTLGGIVLLIYRRRKTGPVFMATTKNDKLMYVVLVAAIVFGLWTTLASVFWPVHDMTYRDTVSPWFRSLFIFQPDIGAMAMAPTSFHIHTLVGMLLFMVWPFTRLVHAFTAPMHYLFRPYIVYRSRDKGASVAPRDGWSEVGTHDRDTSKR; encoded by the coding sequence ATGAACATCTTCCTCTGGGGCGTGCTCCCCTACATCATGGTGGTCATCCTGGTGGGCGGCTCGATCTGGCGCTACAAATACGACCAGTTCGGCTGGACCACGCGCTCCTCGCAGCTGTATGAATCGAAGTTGCTGCGGATCGGTTCGCCCGTCTTCCACTTTGGCCTGCTGGCCGTGATTGCGGGCCACGTCTTTGGTCTGCTGATCCCGAAGACGTGGACCGAGGCCGTGGGCATGACGGAGAACATCTACCACTTCAACGCACTGTTTGTGGGCACGATTGCGGGCGTGGGCACGCTGGGCGGCATTGTGCTGCTGATCTACCGGCGCCGCAAGACAGGGCCCGTGTTCATGGCGACCACGAAGAACGACAAGCTCATGTACGTGGTGCTGGTGGCGGCCATCGTGTTCGGCCTGTGGACCACACTGGCCAGCGTGTTCTGGCCAGTGCATGACATGACGTACCGGGACACCGTCTCGCCCTGGTTCCGCTCGCTGTTCATCTTCCAGCCGGACATTGGGGCCATGGCCATGGCGCCCACCTCGTTCCACATCCACACGCTCGTGGGCATGCTGCTGTTCATGGTGTGGCCGTTCACCAGACTGGTGCACGCGTTCACCGCGCCCATGCACTACCTGTTCCGGCCGTACATTGTGTACCGCTCACGGGACAAGGGCGCCAGCGTCGCACCCCGCGACGGCTGGTCCGAGGTGGGCACGCACGACCGCGACACCAGCAAGCGCTAA
- a CDS encoding MFS transporter, with translation MATPTATNPPALKGQALNLTLATAASVVGFWAWNIIATLSTHYANNMELSAGTMGILVAMPIFVGSLGRIVVGTMTDRFGGRALFTFVLVATIPTVLLVALGGALNSFAIVLIAGFLLGVAGTVFAVGIPFVSAWYPPARRGFATGVFGAGMGGTALAAFLNPRLVKSIGYVPTHLLIAGILAVMAVLVWVFMKNAPGWEPNKAPVMPKLIDASKLAVTWKMCFLYAVVFGGFVSFATYLPTYLRDVYAFDPSAAGARTAGFALAAVIARPIGGVIADKIGSKPVVIASLVGVAILGFFVALEPAADVQAGPVFIALAAALGLGTGGVFAWVGTLSPDGKVGTISGIVSAAGGLGGYFPPLVMGWTYNPDAENYKYAIGLSLLVVTAIVALLFTLFFVKDPAKKKLEPAVK, from the coding sequence ATGGCAACACCCACAGCCACCAACCCGCCGGCCCTCAAGGGGCAGGCCCTGAACCTTACGCTGGCGACCGCCGCCTCGGTGGTCGGGTTCTGGGCCTGGAACATCATTGCAACACTGAGCACGCACTACGCCAACAACATGGAACTGTCCGCCGGAACCATGGGCATCCTGGTGGCCATGCCCATCTTCGTGGGCTCACTGGGCCGCATCGTCGTGGGCACCATGACGGACAGGTTTGGCGGCCGGGCGCTGTTCACCTTTGTTCTCGTGGCCACCATACCCACAGTGCTGCTGGTTGCGTTGGGAGGGGCACTCAACTCCTTTGCCATAGTGCTCATCGCCGGCTTCCTGCTGGGTGTGGCGGGCACGGTCTTTGCCGTGGGCATCCCGTTTGTCAGCGCCTGGTACCCGCCGGCCCGCCGCGGCTTTGCCACCGGCGTGTTTGGTGCCGGCATGGGCGGAACGGCCCTGGCCGCATTCCTGAACCCTCGCCTGGTGAAGTCCATTGGCTATGTGCCCACGCACCTGCTGATAGCCGGAATCCTGGCCGTCATGGCCGTGCTGGTCTGGGTCTTCATGAAGAACGCGCCCGGTTGGGAACCCAACAAGGCACCCGTCATGCCGAAACTCATCGACGCCTCCAAGCTGGCCGTGACCTGGAAGATGTGCTTTCTGTACGCCGTGGTCTTTGGTGGTTTCGTCTCCTTCGCCACCTACCTGCCCACGTACCTGCGCGATGTGTACGCCTTTGATCCCAGCGCTGCCGGAGCCCGGACCGCCGGCTTCGCCTTGGCCGCCGTGATCGCCCGGCCCATTGGCGGCGTCATTGCGGACAAGATCGGCTCCAAGCCCGTGGTCATTGCATCCCTGGTGGGCGTTGCCATCCTTGGCTTCTTCGTGGCGCTGGAACCGGCCGCCGACGTCCAGGCCGGCCCCGTCTTCATCGCCCTCGCCGCGGCCCTGGGCCTGGGCACCGGCGGCGTGTTCGCCTGGGTGGGCACGCTGTCCCCGGACGGCAAGGTCGGCACCATCAGCGGCATTGTCAGTGCCGCAGGCGGCCTGGGCGGCTACTTCCCGCCGCTGGTCATGGGCTGGACCTACAACCCCGACGCCGAAAACTACAAGTACGCCATTGGCCTCTCACTGCTGGTGGTGACGGCCATCGTGGCGCTGCTCTTCACCTTGTTCTTCGTGAAGGATCCGGCGAAGAAGAAGTTGGAACCCGCCGTGAAATAG
- a CDS encoding heat shock protein transcriptional repressor HspR, with amino-acid sequence MQIDPYAPIFVISVAAELADMHPQTLRQYDRLGIVKPSRAPGRARRYSQHDVDMLREVQRLSQAGVSLEGIKRIMELENQVEALRARVLELSEQLEAVTAEGQSRALRPNSRVFAAGLAGGDIVALARGQRPRPRSQAMVVWRPQR; translated from the coding sequence ATGCAAATTGATCCGTACGCGCCCATTTTTGTGATTTCCGTGGCCGCGGAGCTGGCGGACATGCACCCGCAGACCCTTCGCCAATATGACCGTCTCGGCATCGTCAAGCCCAGCCGTGCCCCCGGACGCGCGCGGCGGTACTCGCAGCACGACGTCGACATGCTCCGGGAGGTGCAGCGACTCTCCCAGGCCGGGGTGTCCCTGGAAGGCATCAAGCGCATCATGGAGCTGGAGAACCAGGTCGAGGCGCTGCGTGCCAGGGTGCTTGAACTCAGCGAGCAGCTGGAAGCCGTCACGGCGGAGGGCCAGTCGCGGGCGCTGCGCCCCAACAGCCGCGTGTTCGCCGCCGGGTTGGCAGGCGGGGACATTGTTGCACTGGCCCGGGGCCAGCGCCCCCGCCCCCGCAGCCAGGCCATGGTGGTCTGGCGCCCGCAGCGCTGA
- the narH gene encoding nitrate reductase subunit beta, producing MRVMAQMGMVMNLDKCIGCHTCSVTCKQAWTNRAGVEYVWFNNVETRPGQGYPRRYEDQEKWKGGWELNKRGRLKLKAGGRVKKLFGLFASPLQPELKDYYEPWTYDYKTLVDAPLGDDFPVARPKSLITGKDTKIEWSANWDDDLGGTSEMGHLDPIVEKVRRESEDKIKFEFEQTFMFYLPRICEHCLNPSCMASCPSGAIYKRVEDGIVLVDQDQCRGWRQCMTGCPYKKIYFNHKTGKAEKCTFCYPRIEVGLPTVCSETCVGRLRYLGLFLYDADAVTAAASVTDPQDLYQSQMDVLLDPNDPAVIKAAREQGIQEDWIEAAQKSPVYALTKVYKVALPLHPEYRTMPMVWYIPPLSPVVDLLRDQGHDAEDKDVLFGAIDALRIPVEYLAELFTAGDTGLVTEVLQKLAAMRAYMRGISLGNDPDESIPAAVGMDGATMYEMYRLMAIAKYDERYVIPKAHAEQAHDLEEMGCSLDFEGGPGMDSMGMSPFGEASGRPTPVALETFNALKDRQTSDSVAGPDTLRGRVNLLNWDGNGAPSGLFPQQHPTEPPADDLEGAVEGGGGS from the coding sequence ATGCGTGTTATGGCTCAAATGGGCATGGTCATGAACTTGGACAAGTGCATTGGCTGCCACACGTGCTCCGTCACGTGCAAGCAGGCATGGACCAACCGCGCAGGCGTTGAATACGTCTGGTTCAACAACGTGGAAACCCGCCCCGGGCAGGGTTATCCGCGCCGCTACGAGGACCAGGAGAAGTGGAAGGGCGGCTGGGAGCTGAACAAGCGCGGCCGCCTGAAACTCAAGGCCGGCGGTCGCGTGAAGAAGCTGTTCGGCCTCTTCGCCAGCCCCCTCCAGCCCGAGCTCAAGGACTACTACGAGCCCTGGACCTACGACTACAAGACCCTGGTTGACGCCCCGCTGGGCGACGACTTCCCGGTGGCCCGGCCCAAGTCCCTCATCACGGGCAAGGACACGAAGATCGAGTGGAGCGCCAACTGGGACGACGACCTGGGCGGCACCTCGGAGATGGGCCACCTGGACCCGATCGTGGAGAAGGTGCGCCGCGAGTCCGAGGACAAGATCAAGTTCGAGTTCGAGCAGACGTTCATGTTCTACCTGCCGCGCATCTGCGAGCACTGCCTGAACCCTTCCTGCATGGCATCCTGCCCCTCCGGCGCCATTTACAAGCGCGTCGAGGACGGCATTGTGCTGGTGGACCAGGACCAGTGCCGCGGCTGGCGCCAGTGCATGACCGGCTGCCCGTACAAGAAGATCTACTTCAACCACAAGACCGGCAAGGCCGAGAAGTGCACGTTCTGCTACCCGCGCATCGAGGTGGGCCTGCCCACCGTGTGCTCGGAAACCTGTGTGGGCCGGCTGCGGTACCTGGGGCTTTTCCTGTACGACGCCGATGCCGTCACCGCTGCTGCCTCGGTCACGGATCCGCAGGATCTGTACCAGTCGCAGATGGATGTGCTGCTGGACCCCAACGATCCCGCCGTCATCAAGGCCGCCCGTGAACAGGGCATCCAGGAGGACTGGATCGAGGCTGCGCAGAAGTCGCCCGTGTACGCACTGACCAAGGTGTACAAGGTGGCCCTGCCGCTGCACCCGGAATACCGCACCATGCCCATGGTCTGGTACATCCCGCCGCTGTCCCCCGTGGTGGACCTGCTCCGCGACCAGGGCCACGACGCCGAGGACAAGGACGTATTGTTCGGCGCCATTGACGCCCTGCGCATCCCGGTGGAGTACCTGGCCGAGCTGTTCACGGCCGGCGACACCGGTCTCGTGACGGAGGTGCTGCAAAAGCTGGCGGCCATGCGTGCCTACATGCGCGGCATTTCCCTGGGCAACGACCCCGACGAGTCCATCCCCGCCGCCGTGGGCATGGACGGCGCCACCATGTATGAGATGTACCGGCTCATGGCCATCGCCAAGTACGACGAACGCTACGTGATCCCCAAGGCCCACGCCGAGCAGGCCCACGACCTGGAGGAAATGGGCTGCTCGCTGGACTTCGAGGGCGGCCCCGGCATGGACTCCATGGGCATGTCGCCCTTCGGCGAGGCCAGCGGACGCCCCACACCGGTGGCCCTGGAAACCTTCAACGCGCTCAAGGACCGCCAGACCTCCGACTCGGTGGCCGGGCCGGACACGCTGCGCGGCCGCGTGAACCTGCTCAACTGGGACGGCAACGGCGCACCCTCCGGGCTGTTCCCGCAGCAGCACCCCACCGAGCCGCCCGCGGACGACCTTGAAGGTGCTGTCGAAGGCGGTGGCGGATCATGA
- a CDS encoding nucleotide exchange factor GrpE gives MSESVNPEEVPDGEAAGTPAGAEGDALSQAEDILNGVEVPAEESVAQGAESDVAIELKNDLLRLQAEYVNYRKRVERDRAVAGQMAVIGVLNALLPVMDDIDAARAHGDLEDGPFAAIAAKLETTLTTYGLERIAEVGVPFDPTVHEALIQQPGADVEIDTVSQVLRNGYKSGERILRAAQVIVAVPEA, from the coding sequence ATGTCTGAATCCGTAAACCCCGAAGAGGTGCCGGACGGCGAAGCCGCCGGCACCCCGGCCGGCGCAGAGGGCGATGCCCTCTCACAGGCCGAGGACATCCTCAACGGTGTTGAGGTTCCGGCCGAGGAATCCGTGGCACAGGGTGCGGAGTCCGATGTGGCGATCGAGCTGAAGAACGACCTCCTGCGCCTGCAGGCCGAGTACGTCAACTACCGCAAGCGCGTTGAGCGCGACCGGGCCGTTGCCGGACAGATGGCCGTGATCGGTGTGCTGAACGCACTCCTGCCGGTCATGGACGACATCGACGCGGCCCGCGCCCACGGCGACCTTGAGGACGGTCCGTTCGCAGCCATCGCCGCCAAGCTGGAAACCACGCTCACCACCTACGGCCTGGAGCGCATCGCCGAAGTCGGCGTGCCCTTCGACCCGACGGTGCACGAGGCCCTCATCCAGCAGCCCGGCGCCGATGTTGAAATCGACACGGTCAGCCAGGTCCTGCGCAACGGTTACAAGTCCGGCGAACGCATCCTGCGCGCCGCACAGGTGATCGTGGCAGTGCCCGAAGCATAA
- the narJ gene encoding nitrate reductase molybdenum cofactor assembly chaperone: MTGAGKKDRVTFLAAAWCLSYPDAELVGRVPLMRAALGEFPGASRPFAVVLDQLEGTDLMSLQAQYVQEFDLGKRHALHLSYWTDGDTRRRGEVLGAFKKVYRGQDTLVDTRGELPDFLPMVLEYSATVDMATGKELLVQYRPSLELIKFGLLRDNLPHSDIVQAICNTLPGASPEDEQAVMKMAGYGPPTESVGLDPYDPRLLPMRGA, encoded by the coding sequence ATGACCGGGGCCGGCAAAAAGGACCGGGTGACGTTCCTGGCCGCCGCGTGGTGCCTGTCCTACCCGGATGCCGAACTCGTGGGCCGCGTGCCCTTGATGCGCGCCGCCCTCGGCGAGTTTCCGGGCGCAAGCCGGCCCTTCGCCGTCGTGCTTGACCAGTTGGAGGGCACGGACCTGATGTCGCTCCAGGCCCAATACGTGCAGGAATTCGACCTGGGCAAGCGGCACGCGCTGCACCTGTCCTACTGGACGGACGGGGACACCCGGCGGCGCGGGGAGGTGCTGGGCGCGTTCAAGAAGGTGTACCGCGGGCAGGACACGCTGGTGGACACGCGCGGTGAACTGCCCGACTTCCTGCCCATGGTGCTGGAGTACTCGGCCACCGTGGACATGGCAACGGGCAAGGAACTGCTGGTGCAGTACCGGCCCAGCCTGGAGCTGATCAAGTTTGGCCTGCTGCGCGACAATCTGCCGCACAGCGACATTGTGCAGGCCATTTGCAACACCCTGCCGGGCGCCTCCCCGGAAGACGAACAGGCCGTGATGAAGATGGCGGGCTACGGCCCGCCCACCGAATCCGTGGGCCTTGACCCCTATGATCCCCGTTTGCTGCCCATGAGAGGGGCCTGA
- a CDS encoding DEAD/DEAH box helicase, with protein MTRIAEFSENSIAAGRAYADEDRVSAITLEPATGLLSGTVAGTRDYKSTAKLVREHDGVIACRVGICNCPVRQNCKHVVALIAAAEADISFTDFFLPEEAPQEPTFLETLLAKAKDGKKAAAAPGAEPLESWEAALSALLPPAAAPPSQDTPALGLQFELHMPPPRFSYRGRGASVPSEPVLNVRPVVMGARGKWVKTGVSWATLGYLAYGGTHDRTQLDWLSEFLSSHSPRQYNHGNASAWLSLNDFAGRNLWQLLGTANKNGVALIQSGSGDPVRILNHEAVLALDVTQGTDGLDVGPLIEVDGSPVTAEITGRIGNPVTGLFFGDQAEPAAAGPGTQGRSAVVRGNITLAPLPADVSAQLLDFALRKETVHVPEQAREKFLTQFYPQLKQAAQVVSADHSVELPAYVEPTLSLLAAFGGDHTVRLHWEWHYPVGSRVTSLPLWPELGETAVRDTGAEARLVESVGRPWEDITAMGVASNNAWGEPALASTAELTGLDTLTFTETVLPRLQELPGVEVETTGDIASYREVTEAPIVTISTKATDERDWFDLGIVITLEGQYVSFAAVFSALAAGNTRMLLPSGAYFSLDRPELHQLRALIDEARSLNDIKDGQLRISRFQAGLWDELAQLGIVDEQAQAWRTAVSGLLDGGPTVPLPAPEGLNATLRPYQLDGFNWLHFLYSNGLGGVLADDMGLGKTVQTLALMCQVQAEQDGLKAPFLVVAPTSVVGNWASETVKFAPGLKVVTVSETFAKSGLDSAGFFAGADIVITSYALFRIDFEAYGEQDFSGLILDEAQFVKNHQSKAYQCARKLKAPFKLAVTGTPMENNLMELWALLSIVAPGLFPSPKRFAEFYQRPIEKNTNAKLLHKLRTRVKPLMLRRTKEAVIADLPAKQEQILEVELNPRHQKIYQTHLQRERAKILGLLKDVNKNRFTIFQSLTLLRQLSLDVTLVDEGQAGVRSSKLDVLFEQLEDVVKEGHRALIFSQFTGFLGKVRDRLTAEGIDFTYLDGGTRNRAAVVEEFKTGTAPLFLISLKAGGFGLNLTEADYVFILDPWWNPASEAQAVDRTHRIGQKKNVMVYRLVAKDTIEEKVMALKAKKSQLFSDVMSGESLAGGTLTSTDLAGLFAE; from the coding sequence ATGACGCGGATCGCCGAGTTCAGCGAGAATTCCATTGCTGCAGGCCGCGCCTACGCCGATGAGGACCGGGTCAGCGCCATCACGCTGGAACCGGCCACCGGGCTGCTGTCCGGAACCGTGGCCGGCACCAGGGACTACAAGTCCACGGCCAAGCTGGTCCGCGAGCACGACGGCGTCATCGCCTGCCGGGTGGGCATCTGCAACTGCCCCGTGCGCCAAAACTGCAAGCACGTGGTGGCCTTGATCGCCGCCGCCGAGGCAGACATTTCCTTCACCGATTTTTTCCTCCCCGAGGAAGCCCCGCAGGAGCCCACCTTCTTGGAGACCCTGCTGGCCAAGGCCAAGGACGGCAAAAAAGCCGCGGCCGCCCCGGGCGCGGAGCCTCTCGAATCCTGGGAGGCGGCGCTGTCCGCACTGCTCCCCCCGGCCGCCGCACCCCCCAGCCAGGACACGCCCGCGCTGGGCCTGCAATTTGAGCTGCACATGCCGCCGCCGCGATTCTCCTACCGCGGCCGCGGCGCCAGTGTCCCCTCCGAACCCGTCCTGAACGTGCGCCCCGTGGTCATGGGGGCGCGCGGCAAGTGGGTCAAGACCGGCGTCAGCTGGGCCACGCTCGGCTACCTTGCCTACGGCGGCACCCACGACCGCACCCAGCTGGACTGGCTCAGCGAATTCCTGTCCTCGCACAGCCCCCGCCAGTACAACCACGGCAACGCCAGCGCCTGGCTCTCCCTCAACGACTTTGCCGGGCGGAACCTGTGGCAGCTGCTGGGCACCGCCAACAAGAACGGCGTCGCCCTGATCCAGTCGGGCAGCGGCGACCCCGTGCGCATCCTCAACCATGAGGCCGTGCTCGCCCTTGACGTCACCCAGGGCACGGACGGGCTCGACGTCGGACCCCTCATCGAGGTGGACGGCTCGCCCGTCACCGCCGAGATCACGGGCCGCATCGGCAACCCGGTCACCGGGCTGTTCTTCGGCGACCAGGCCGAACCCGCGGCGGCGGGCCCGGGCACCCAAGGCCGTTCCGCCGTCGTGCGCGGAAACATCACCCTGGCACCGCTGCCGGCGGACGTCTCCGCGCAACTGCTGGATTTTGCGCTGCGCAAGGAGACCGTCCACGTTCCGGAACAGGCGCGGGAGAAGTTCCTGACGCAGTTTTACCCGCAGCTGAAGCAGGCGGCGCAGGTGGTGTCGGCGGACCATTCCGTGGAGCTGCCGGCGTATGTGGAGCCCACGCTCTCGCTGCTGGCCGCGTTTGGCGGGGACCACACGGTGCGGCTGCACTGGGAATGGCACTACCCCGTGGGCAGCCGCGTCACGTCGCTGCCGCTGTGGCCGGAGCTGGGTGAAACCGCGGTGCGCGACACCGGCGCCGAGGCCCGGCTGGTGGAATCCGTGGGGCGCCCGTGGGAGGACATCACCGCCATGGGCGTCGCCTCGAACAACGCGTGGGGCGAGCCCGCCCTGGCCTCGACCGCCGAGCTGACCGGGCTGGACACGCTGACGTTCACCGAGACCGTGCTGCCGCGGCTGCAGGAGCTGCCCGGCGTTGAGGTGGAGACCACCGGCGACATCGCCAGCTACCGGGAGGTCACCGAGGCGCCGATCGTCACGATTTCCACGAAGGCCACGGATGAGCGCGACTGGTTCGACCTTGGCATCGTGATCACGCTCGAGGGCCAGTATGTGTCCTTCGCGGCCGTGTTCTCCGCCCTGGCCGCCGGGAACACGCGCATGCTGCTGCCCAGCGGCGCCTACTTCTCCCTGGACCGCCCCGAACTGCACCAGCTGCGGGCCCTGATCGACGAGGCCCGCAGCCTCAACGACATCAAGGACGGGCAGCTGCGGATCAGCCGCTTCCAGGCCGGGCTGTGGGACGAGCTGGCCCAGCTGGGCATCGTGGATGAGCAGGCGCAGGCGTGGCGGACCGCCGTTTCCGGCCTGCTCGACGGCGGGCCAACAGTTCCGCTGCCGGCGCCCGAGGGCCTGAACGCAACCCTGCGCCCGTACCAGCTGGACGGTTTCAACTGGCTGCATTTCCTGTACAGCAACGGGCTGGGCGGGGTGCTCGCCGACGACATGGGCCTGGGCAAGACCGTGCAGACGCTGGCGCTGATGTGCCAGGTCCAGGCTGAGCAGGACGGGCTGAAGGCACCGTTCCTGGTGGTGGCACCCACCTCCGTGGTGGGCAACTGGGCCAGTGAGACCGTGAAGTTTGCGCCGGGGCTGAAGGTGGTCACGGTTTCGGAGACCTTTGCCAAGAGCGGGCTGGACTCGGCGGGCTTCTTTGCCGGCGCCGACATCGTCATCACCTCCTACGCCCTGTTCCGGATCGACTTTGAAGCATATGGCGAACAGGACTTTTCCGGGCTGATCCTCGACGAGGCGCAGTTCGTGAAGAACCACCAGTCCAAGGCATACCAGTGCGCGCGGAAGCTGAAGGCCCCGTTCAAGCTGGCCGTCACCGGCACACCCATGGAGAACAATCTCATGGAGCTGTGGGCGCTGTTGTCCATCGTGGCGCCGGGCCTGTTCCCGAGCCCGAAGCGCTTCGCCGAGTTCTACCAGCGGCCCATTGAGAAGAACACGAACGCCAAGCTGCTGCACAAGCTGCGGACCCGGGTAAAGCCCCTCATGCTGCGCCGCACCAAGGAAGCCGTCATTGCGGACCTGCCGGCCAAGCAGGAGCAGATCCTGGAAGTGGAGCTGAACCCGCGCCACCAAAAGATCTACCAGACGCACCTGCAGCGCGAGCGCGCCAAGATCCTGGGGCTGCTCAAGGACGTCAACAAGAACCGCTTCACGATCTTCCAGTCGCTGACGCTGCTGCGCCAGCTCAGCCTGGACGTGACGCTCGTGGACGAGGGCCAGGCCGGGGTGCGCTCCTCCAAGCTGGACGTACTGTTCGAGCAGCTGGAGGATGTGGTGAAGGAGGGCCACCGGGCCCTGATCTTCAGCCAGTTCACCGGTTTCCTGGGCAAGGTCCGGGACCGGCTCACGGCCGAGGGCATCGACTTCACGTACCTGGACGGGGGCACCCGGAACAGGGCCGCCGTCGTCGAGGAATTCAAGACCGGAACGGCGCCGCTGTTCCTCATCAGCCTCAAGGCCGGCGGTTTTGGGCTCAACCTGACCGAGGCGGACTACGTGTTCATCCTGGACCCGTGGTGGAACCCGGCGTCCGAGGCCCAGGCCGTGGACCGCACGCACCGGATCGGGCAGAAGAAGAACGTGATGGTCTACCGCCTGGTCGCCAAGGACACGATCGAGGAAAAGGTCATGGCGCTGAAGGCGAAGAAGTCGCAACTGTTCTCAGATGTCATGAGCGGGGAATCACTGGCTGGCGGCACGCTGACAAGCACCGACCTGGCCGGCCTGTTCGCGGAGTGA
- a CDS encoding DnaJ C-terminal domain-containing protein yields MASQDWVEKDFYKILGVSKDASEADIKKAYRKLARKYHPDTNSGDAQAEKTFKDVSEAYSVLSSKEDREQYDAIRAMGGGARFSAPGSGHGGGGGGFEDVFGDLFGGGGRGSRGGGGGFGGSGLPPEFADLFGGGGGFGGGGFQPTPTKGADRTASTSISFAGSINGTKIGLREPNGEVIDVRIPAGIKDGQKVRVKGKGQQGAAGPGDLMVTVNVKPHDFFVRDGNNIRIHVPVTFPEAALGADISVPTLTGDTVRVRVPAGTPSGRTLRVKGAGVKTKKGDGDLLVTIDVAVPQKLSKEAEDAVRAFAEATADGDPRAALKDKAKL; encoded by the coding sequence TTGGCAAGTCAGGACTGGGTTGAAAAAGACTTCTACAAAATCCTCGGTGTGTCCAAAGATGCATCGGAGGCCGACATCAAGAAGGCCTACCGAAAACTGGCCCGCAAGTATCACCCGGATACCAACTCCGGTGATGCCCAGGCGGAAAAGACTTTCAAGGACGTCTCCGAAGCGTATTCAGTGCTGTCCAGCAAGGAAGACCGTGAACAGTATGACGCCATCAGGGCCATGGGCGGAGGTGCGCGGTTCAGCGCACCTGGCAGCGGCCACGGCGGCGGAGGCGGCGGCTTTGAAGACGTCTTCGGAGACCTGTTCGGCGGCGGCGGGCGCGGCTCGCGTGGTGGCGGCGGTGGATTTGGCGGCTCAGGCCTGCCGCCGGAATTTGCCGACCTGTTCGGCGGCGGCGGCGGATTCGGCGGGGGCGGATTCCAGCCCACGCCCACCAAGGGTGCGGACCGCACGGCGAGCACCTCGATTTCCTTTGCCGGATCCATCAACGGCACCAAGATCGGCCTGCGCGAGCCCAACGGCGAGGTCATTGACGTGCGCATCCCGGCGGGCATCAAGGACGGCCAGAAGGTGCGCGTCAAGGGCAAGGGCCAGCAGGGTGCGGCCGGCCCCGGCGACCTCATGGTCACCGTCAACGTCAAGCCGCACGACTTCTTTGTCCGCGACGGCAACAACATCCGCATCCACGTTCCGGTCACCTTCCCGGAGGCCGCGCTGGGAGCCGACATCAGCGTCCCAACCCTCACCGGCGACACGGTGAGGGTCCGTGTTCCGGCGGGCACGCCGTCGGGCCGGACCTTGCGCGTCAAGGGTGCCGGCGTCAAGACCAAGAAGGGCGACGGCGACCTGCTCGTCACGATCGACGTGGCCGTGCCGCAGAAGCTCAGCAAGGAAGCCGAGGATGCCGTCCGTGCGTTCGCCGAGGCGACAGCCGACGGCGATCCGCGCGCAGCCTTGAAGGACAAGGCAAAACTGTAG